From the genome of Rhizobium lusitanum:
TTTGTTCGGCACCTTCGGCGTTCAGGTCCCATACCGCGACCGCGGCGCCTCGTGCCGCAAGCACCAAGGCAATCGCACGACCGATGCCGCGGCCACTGCCCGTAACGACCGCATTCTGTCCTTCCAATGATGTAGCCATCTTTTCCTCCTTAAATAGCTATGTCTAAGCTCGGCTCTTATGTCAGGCGCCCAATGCCTCGCGAGCCGCGGTGCGGGCCGCCACGGCTGCAGGGAAGCCGGCATAGCCGGAGGAGTGGTAAATCACCTCGGCGATCTCGTCCTTGGTAAGGCCGTTCGTGAGCGCAATCTTCACGTGGGTCCGCAATTCAGTCTCAGCGTTGAGCGCAATAAGAATACCCAGTGTGACTAAGCTGCGGTCGCGCCGACTAAGCCCATCGCGTGCCCACAGCGCACCCCAGACGCTTATGAGGCCGATTTCGACGAGATCCTCCCCGAGCCGGCCATCGCGCAGGTCGATATCACCTTCGGGGAAAACTCCGGGCAGCGCCTCGCGCAACGCCGCAATGCCGGCAGCACGCAAATCGGGCGATCCGTTCGCGCCCAAAGACGTCTTATTTTCCGCAGACATGCCTTTTCCTCCCAGTTTTAAGCGGTCCGCATTCACAGAGCCATCAAACCGCATTATCCCATTGTTTTTACATAGAAACACAAGCCGTCTCTGATCTTCTCGGCATTTCTCCCGCGAAGAGTCTGGGCGATGAAGTCAAAAGAAATCTCCCGGTCAAACCCCGGTAAAAGGAGACGTCCGACCTTGTTTTCGTTGCCTGGCTCCCTCTCTGCGAACAGCCTCTCGGCTGGTCACCAGGTAACCGGCAGCTCGTAGATGCCGTAGGCGAGCG
Proteins encoded in this window:
- a CDS encoding carboxymuconolactone decarboxylase family protein — its product is MSAENKTSLGANGSPDLRAAGIAALREALPGVFPEGDIDLRDGRLGEDLVEIGLISVWGALWARDGLSRRDRSLVTLGILIALNAETELRTHVKIALTNGLTKDEIAEVIYHSSGYAGFPAAVAARTAAREALGA